The region GTGGTGGCGGTGACGATCGCCGTCGCACCGGTGCTCGTGGCGTGCACGCCCGACCCGGCGCCCGCGCCGCCGACCTCCGCGGACGTCCTCCCGCCGGCGCTGTCCGACCTGCCGGCCGCGCTGGGCGATCCCGGGGCGGCGCAGGACGTGATCGAGCAGATCGCCGACGACCCGAGCGGCTGGGTGACGCGCCTGGACGACGAGGACGTGACCGCCGTCGTCGACGTCGGCATCACGTGGGCCGAGCGCTTCGTGGCGGAGGAGGACGGCACCCCCGACCTCACGGAGGACGCGCGGCGCGGCTTCGTGCAGTTCGCCGCCGCGAGCGGCCACGAGACGTCGGTGCGCTTCCACGCCGCCGTCACGACCGTGCTCGAGCGGGACCTCGTGCAGCCGTTCGCGGACGGGCAGGAGACGCCGGTCGCCGTCGCGATGGTGCAGGCGGCGACGTGGGAGGGGCGCCTGGTGGGCGCGGACGTGACCCACGCGGGCGACTTCAGCGCGGGGTGGCGGCAGCTCGCGGCGTCCGAGGTCGCCCTGCTCGCGCACGCCCGCCGGGCGGCCGACGGCGGCACCGACGCGCTCACGACGGCGTCGGGGCTGATCTCGTCGGACGAGGTGATGACCTCGGTGGCGAACTACGGACCGACGACCGACACGAGCGACAACGACGTCCAGCAGGCCATCGCGACCGGTATGGAGTCGGTCCAGCGACGCTCGGCCGTGCAGGCGGGGCTCGACGCGGGTGCCTTCCCCGACTGGCTCCTCGACGAGTACGGCCCCGCGACCCTCGAGCGTGCGGACGGCTCGCGCGTGCTGGCGCCGGGGACGCAGGCGGAGGACCTGGCGGCCGTGTACTTCGACCTCCCGATCGACCACGGCACGTACCCGGGCACCTGGCGCGCGAACCTGGGCTGGGCGTGACAGCCCCGCGCGCAGCGGCCACGATGGGGCGATGAGACGTCGCGGCCCCGCACCCCTGGCCCGCGTGGGCGAGGTCATCGAGGTGATGCGGGACGCCCGGGTGGCGGGCGAGGACCCCGACGTCGAGTGGCCCCACCCGCCGCCGGCCGACCGGTGGGCGCCCGACGTCCTCGGGCGCGGCCACGAGTCCCGCACCCTCCCGCTCGCCGACGACTTCGAGGGCGAGGTGGTTGCGACCCTGGTGCGCTACCGGCCCGCGATCGACCCCGGTCGCGTCGTGCTGCCCGGTGCGGACGGGCAGGTGCGGCACGCCGTCCTCTACCTGCACGGCTGGAGCGACTACTTCTTCCACCACGAGCTGGGTCCGTTCTGGGCCGACCACGGGGCCGCCTTCTACGCCCTCGACCTGCGCAAGTACGGGCGCAGCCTGCGGCGGCACCAGTCCCCCGGGTACGTCGACTCCCTCGCGACCTACTCCGAGGACATCGAGGCGGCGCTCGCCGTCGTGGCCGCCGAGCACCCCGACCTGCCCGTGACGGTGATGGCGCACTCGACCGGCGGCCTGACCGCGAGCCTGTGGGCGCATCACAACCCCGGGCGGATCGCCGGTCTCATCCTCGTCTCGCCGTGGCTCGAGACACAGGGGTCGTCGCTGGTGCGCACGCTCTCGACCCCGCTCGTGACCGAGCTCGCCAAGAACTTCCCGCTCCGCCTCACCCCGCAGATCGACCTCGGCTTCTACAACCGGACGATCTCGGACCTGCACGACGGCGAGTGGTCCCTGGTGGCGCCCTGGCGCCCCAGCCACAGCTTCCCCGCGCGCTACGGCTGGCTCGCCGCGGTCCTGCGCGGCCACGCCCGCGTGGCCAAGGGGCTCGACGTCGACGCGCCGGTGCTCGTGCTGCGCTCGCAGCGCTCGCACATCTCCGCGGTCTGGGACGACGCGATGTCCTCGAGCGACATCGTGATCGAGGTCGACGTCGTCGCGGAGCGGGCGCTGAAGATCGCGCGCAACGTGACGGTCGCGACCGTGCCGGACGCGATCCACGACGTGCTGCTCTCGCGCCGCCCCGTGCGCGAGGTGGCCTACGACCACGTCGCGCGGTGGGCGGCGGGGTACCTGCCCTAGGTGCCGTCGGGACGGCGCTCCTCAGCCCCGCCCGAGGGCGCCGGGCACCTCC is a window of Litorihabitans aurantiacus DNA encoding:
- a CDS encoding alpha/beta hydrolase, which produces MRRRGPAPLARVGEVIEVMRDARVAGEDPDVEWPHPPPADRWAPDVLGRGHESRTLPLADDFEGEVVATLVRYRPAIDPGRVVLPGADGQVRHAVLYLHGWSDYFFHHELGPFWADHGAAFYALDLRKYGRSLRRHQSPGYVDSLATYSEDIEAALAVVAAEHPDLPVTVMAHSTGGLTASLWAHHNPGRIAGLILVSPWLETQGSSLVRTLSTPLVTELAKNFPLRLTPQIDLGFYNRTISDLHDGEWSLVAPWRPSHSFPARYGWLAAVLRGHARVAKGLDVDAPVLVLRSQRSHISAVWDDAMSSSDIVIEVDVVAERALKIARNVTVATVPDAIHDVLLSRRPVREVAYDHVARWAAGYLP